atatcttccaatatTTGGTTCAGACGTTCTATTTAACCATCAGTCTATGGGTGAAAAATTGTACAAAAATCCAATCGAGTACCCAATGCTAACTAGAGACTCTTAAAAAAAACTAGATGCAAAACGAGGGTCATCGTTTGACATAGCTAAAACTAGTACCAAAAGAGGTGTAACAACCCCTTCCATATATAACTATGAAATTTAAGATGTTGAAAATCAGCAATACTTCTACATGTTTGAGCTGAGAACTGTGAAAACGGCCATGAAGTTAAGAAAGtcttatatactaaaaacatatatctgagcCTACCATGTCACAgggaaaacttcatatgtgTAGTGAAGAAACTGGTCATACTATATAATGTGTCATCTGAAGATACGTACCAGAAAAAATCTAGTCAACTGAAAACTGCTTCTACTCTAGAAGCGCCAACTGTGATGTCTTTCCTAGGCTCtacatgtctgagaataactctgtctaattaagtctcacattcatgagaaactcatcatgaggctcTATGCTGTCATGAGCTATAAAACTTGCTTGAGCCAtcttcatattattctttaggcTTGAAAtaatcacatatcattacttagacccCGCTGCGAACGAGCCCTAggagcttgcttcaatccatacaAAGCCTTCTTTAAGCAATATACCTTTCTTGCATTACTCTATTGAACATATCCAGGGGGTTGATCTATGTAAACTTCTTCATTCAAGTTGCCATGCAGTAAGGCTGGTTTCATGTCCATTTGAAGAATTTTACAATTGCTTTGTGCTACCAATGCTAACACCATTCGAATCGTATCATGTCTTGCAACTAGAGCGAAAACTTCATTGTAGTCAATGCTAATTTGTTGGTTGTACGcctttgcaacaagacgagcTTGTATTTGTCTACTTGGCCATCTTTATTCGGCTTTGTCTTGTAAACCCATTTAACACCAATGGATTTTTGCCCTCTAGGAAGTTCTGATAGATctcaagtgttgtttttctcaaTTGACTTAATCTCTTCATCCATGGCCTGCTTCCATTTTATATCTTTGACAGCTTCTTCAAAAATTAGTGGATCACATTttgataataaaacataatggaTAAATGCCTCATCAGAAAGATCATCACTAACCTCACAATCTTCCATCCATGTTGGTCTCCTTCTAACTCGTTGTGATCTTGAAGAACTTGCACATCCTGTTTGAGACTCAGTAGCCTCAAGCTCAACTGATTGTTGTACTGGATTTTCAAGTTGAGGTGTCAAAGATTCATCACTGTCTTCAAAATTCATAGGTATTGTTTGTTGCTCTAGAGTATCTTCTATCTAATTTCAAGTGTTTAGTTCATCAAACATAACATCTTGGctaattacaattttacctgTGATTGGATTGAACAATTTGTAAGCCTTTGATTGCTCACTAATGCCAAGAAAGTCACATTTTTTTACCTTTGTCTTCTAGCTTCCTTCTCTTCTCGTTAGGAAGGTGTGCATATGCAATGCACCCGAACACTTTAAAGTGATCAATTGACACTTTAAAGTGATCAACTGATGGTTTACGCCCATCCCAAGCTTCTTGAGGAGTCATGTTTTTCACCGAAAAAGTCAGACTTCGATTCAAAACATGAACACCCCAATTTACTGCTTCTGGCCAGAATTTCTTTTGAACTCTCCCATTTGCAATCATACTTCGAACCATATTGAGGATAGTACGATTTTTTCTTTcggcaacaccattttgttgaggtgtgtagGCTGCTATCAACTGGTGCCGAATTCCATGCTGAGcacaaaaatttacaaattcttGTGACATGTATTCTCCTCCATGATCCATTTGAAGGGTTTTGATTTTTctcccaattttattttcaactaCCGCTTTAAAGcttttgaaaattgagaatGCTTTAGACTTTTTCTACAAGAAATAAACCCAAGTTTTTCTGGAAAAATCGTcaatgaaagaaataaaatattttttcttcccATTTGATACTGGGTTTAATGGGCCACATATGTCAGAATGAATCAACTCCAAGGATTCATGTGCTCTCCATGCTTTGCCTTTTGGAAAGCTCTCACGATGTTGTTTGCCAACAACACAATCTTCACATACTTTTGTGGGAGGAAGAATTTGGGGAAGGCCAACCACCATTTGCTTTTGAGAAAAgacttgcaaacctttaaaaTTCAAGTGGACATATCACAAATGCCAAAGCTATGTGGGGTCTTGATCTATATTAGTCTTGAAACATAACTCCAAACCTTCTAGTTTGAGTGGGAACAACCTGTTCGAGGCCATTTCAACATGAGCTATCAATCCTCTTCTTAGATCATATATCTCACAGGTGTCTTCTTTGATAGTTGTGACATAACCCTTCTCTTGTAGCTGTCCAACACTCAGTAAATTGCTTCTCAAATCAGGAATATAAAACACATTTGATATGGTTTCAACATTgccttatttttgtttttttatctatttagaAATATTTCCTTTCCCACTAATATGTTATTTAGGATTATACAACTGTCCAATAGGTAGAATATAATCTTTTTCAATGAGAAAAATGAAGACcttgttcaaatataagttaAATGATTGTTTGCAAACCTGAGATCTATATCATGACTTGTTTAGTATTTTCGAATCTTCTCTTTTTGTAGAGTTGGACGTCAACTTGTAGGTTTTCTGTCGACTTCCTTTTctctataatataaataatgctgATTTGCTCTCTTTTTTACATGGGTTAGTAGTTTGAGTTGTTGCATGATCTGTAAGATGTCCAAAAATTTGGTAAGGTAAATTGAATGTTGGAACTTAAAGTTTCGAAGTTATTTGTTGGATGTTGCTTTTGTGGATCTGTCTCCACCGATCGTACTTCTCTGCGCTTCCGTGACCGTGCACACGTATTCTATTTTGTGAACTCTCTACTGTAAGATTTTTAACCATTGAGTCTGAGGTTTTTAAAGGCTGTTTTTGGTTGTGTACTGTATTTGACGTCTATTGCTTAAACTCGTTTGCAGAAGTAAGAATTTTGTGAATTCATAATGTGATATTGTGTATTATGTTTTGATTTCCTCAATTGAATTAAACACTTATGCAATTATTTAAAACATCTCGAACGTGAGAATATCTTACTTAAAcatcagtaaatttattagtacTATCACCTCTCTCAGAATAGATTCTTGTTTCTTCTAGCCAAGGTCCGTGAGAAATACCTTCACTAGACTCACCTTGATTCATTTTAAGAATCTTTGAACTCTTCACAAAGAGTTGGAGCTGCTGTCTTTTCACCCTCATTGTGCCTTGATACTTTTTCTTCATGGAGTCCCAAATTGCTTGCATGTATCCTTTTGCAAATGATCTCCAGATGGCACAATCAATGGCTTGGAATAAATATTTCTTTGCTTGAGATCTTCAATTCTTGTTCCTCTAGCTTATTTGGTCAGCTTAGTTCAAGACAATTCCAGCAGCTGGTTCATTCACTCTTGTTCAACAATGGTCCCAGTTTATTTGGATGTAGAGAATCTATTCGATTCAACATGCTCCAATGATCATAATGACCATCAAAGCGGGGAATTGCTGGTTGCACATAGTTGTCTGAGGCCATTGTCTATGCTTATTAACTATTGTAGAAGATAAAGGAATGAGAGTTGGTTTAATGGCTAAGAAAAAAGATGCCACAATCGGGCTCTAATACCACTGATAGAAAAAAGAATGGAGATAACTAGTAAAAGAGAGAAAGTGATATGAAATAACAGTTCATGAATTTCATTCCAATTAGGCCTTATATAGCTCAAAGTACACCATAAATAACAAACTAACCACCCAAAACAAATAGCACAAGACTAGCACAAAGAATAGCAACCCTAAAGACTAGCAACAAGAAACTAAATATAATCAATTCTATTTTTAACACAATAAATGACAAGAACtgagtttaattaatatatagttaaggaactgaaacaaaatatttgaaatttgataGAAACAATGgaaaactttgaaaagttaTCATTTAATTGAAAATAGGTGTAAAAGTTTAGGCTCCGTTTGGTAACAAtatgatttttggtttttgtttatgaaaattaagtctataaaatGCTATTTCCACCATCAACTTTCTTTCATTGTTATCTACATTTTTACCGATGGTTTTAAACAAGAaaatttaaaagctacttttttctaattttttaaattttggcttggttttttaaactattagtaaaaagtagataacaaacgAAGAAAATTgaaggtgaaagtagtgtctatgggtttaattttaaaaaacaaaaacaaaagataaaatggttaccaaacaaggTCTTAGGCTCTTGTTTATAACCATTcgagtttttggttttttgtttttgaaaattaagactaTAATCATCACTTTCCAACTATTGTTCTCTGTGTTTTGTTGTCTAAATTTTAgaagtatttttaaaatcaaaaccaaaatttgaaaactaaaaatagtagttttcaaaaacttggtTTCGTTTTTAGAAATTACctaaaactcttttttttttctcccatgTTGATGTTATGTGCATGCAAGCTGGACATTGTGTAATTGTTGGTCATGAAGAAGAATATGATTCAACCAACACAAAATCATAAACTTCAGAAAATTGTCAAAGTGAAGAGAAACCCCTGGAGAAAGGAAAAAGATTGGAGATAATTATCAAGAAGGTGCTTCGATTACACTCCACCagaataaatagaaacccttaGAAAAGGAACTGAATGcgagcaaagaagaagaagcatcTTGCCAATGTTTAACTTGGGTCCATAAAATCTTACTCAACATCAACTTATCCAGTCAtctttttgtttcatttacaCAATTCTGTTAGTATGGAAAAACCTTTTAAATCCATTCTTAGAGActacaatttttcattttaaaaacttaatgaCCTAACATATCTATTATGTTGAATtatgagttttttcttttttacttgaagttatttactttattatttgatttatttttccgtttttggtttttatgtttttaattttaagttattaAGTTTATGCTTTTAATAtgcctttaatttaatttatcttTTGTTCCTATAAAAGGGTGATGTCTCATATAAAATAAGTATCCTAATTTTATGTACCACATTTTAAGTATCATATTTTATGTATCAccaattttttcttatttcaataagaatttgaatttcattctcattttcatttctcttctCTTTGTTTAACAAACATTGAAATATTGTTTTGCTTTtgcaaatatttaatttttttcattaattccATTTTCTCAATAATAGCATCGGAGCTACTTTGATTTTTCAATAGTGCTGGAGatactttgatttttttcaacATATTACATAAAGTTCGAGActtaaaagataattttttataaGTCTATAGTTAAGCAAGGCAACCATTCTACCAAAGGTTATAAGGTACGTATTCAATATGCATATATTCGATTAGAAGAAAGTAACCATTGTAGATCAACAACTCCAAACGTTTGGAAAATTCAATCAATCCCATAATGCCAGAGCAAGAAATTGAATAAGAAAAGCAAGCCGgctgaaaaaagaaaacaccacgaagaagaggaagatgaatttgttctcttctttttttccttttggcaTGTTTCTCGATGggcatttaatatatatatatatatatatatatatctaaaccTTTTCCTTTTACTTTTCCCtctaataaattatatatatatatatatctaatccTTTTATTTCATCACATCAATCTCAAATCTTTCCACCTCAATTATCTTTATTTGCCAACATGAACGTAGTTTGATTGATATAGTGCTTTTACTATCGATCTCGAAGTTAGACAGATATTCTGTCGATGTTTTTAAAAaggattaaaattttaaaactaaaacttCAAATAAGTCATTTTTGTCGATTACCAAAGAacgaggaagaaaaagaaaaaagaaatagagatGGAGGAGAAGAGGAGAGAAAGAATAGAGAAGACCGAGGAGCGGGTGACTCATCTTTGATTTCTCTTTCAGGTTCGTCAATATGGATCGAGCAGCTGGATCATCTTGCTCACATTTTAAATGGAGTTTTGATGTATTCTTAAGTTTTCGCGGAGAAGATACACGATCAAACTTCACGAGTCATCTTAATATGGCTTTGCGTCAAAGAGGAATCAATGTTTTTATAGATAACAAGCTTTCGAGAGGAGAAGAAATTTCTACATCACTTTTGGAAGCTATTGAAGAATCCAAGATCTCGATCGTTATAATCTCTGAAAATTATGCATCTTCGAGTTGGTGTTTGAATGAACTGGTGAAAATTATTATGTGCAACAAATTTGGTGGACAAGTTGTTTTACCCGTTTTTTACAAAGTAGATCCATCTCAAGTAAGAAAACAAAGtggaagatttggagaagaattTGCCAAACTTGAAGTTAGATTCTTCAACAAAATGCAAACATGGAGGGAGGCTCTAACTACTATTTCCCATATGTCTGGATGGGTTCTGGAAAAAGAGTATTTTTCCATATCCTTCTACTCTTTTGCTCTTCAATTtctatttttagtattttttttttatttgatgaaGAGTATGCTGGtcaagaggaaaaagaaaagagatttatatatatatatatatatatatatatatttgagtcCCTTTGATAAGAATTTCATTTgtgcttttttatttttgaaatttatgttgtttttttttttctaatttttcattttattaagaaCCACTTGAGTTTCTAAttgaattctaaaaacaaaaacaagtatttgaaaattactttttttttttagttttcaaattttggtttagtttttttactaaaaaaagaaaaaaaaaaaaggataacaAATCATAGAAACTTATGGgtaaaagtaatatttatatgcttaatttttaaaaactaaaaacaaataaaaaaaaaagttattaaaagagaaattatttcaactgataaaattgttgaaaatatttacaagatatagaaaaattttagaactatcaatgatagatgctgataaacattgatagacttctatcggtgtttatcaatgtcactgatagcttctatcactgataattttaaaattttgctatattttataaatattttgatttatttttttatacttgAAAACAGACCTTAAATAAACCTTAGTTTTTTTGGGTTCAGAATGGAATTTTGCACTATTCGTTATGTCCTGTCTCCAGTCCCTTCTGATAGATATTGCTTGGTTTTAGGAATTATTGTGAGGAAACAAATGCGTGTTTCATGACAGTAActctttttagtttatgttttttttttaaaaaaaaaaaaaaaaaaaaaaaaaaattggcagTGATGAGGCTAGTTTGATTCAAAAAATTGTTCAAGAAGTCTGGAAGAAATTAAATCGTACAACGATGCAATTGCATGTAGCTAAATATCCAGTTGGAGTTGACATACAAATTATGAGTTTACTCTCACGTGTTATGTTTGATGGAATTACTATGGTCGGATTATATGGAATTGGAGGTATGGGTAAGACAACTTTGGCCAAAGCATTATACAATAGAATTGCTGATAACTTTGAAGGTTGGTGCTTTCTAGCAAATATTAGAGAAGCTTCAAATCAATATGGAGGCCTTGTTCAACTCCAGGAGAAGCTACTGTGTGAGGTGTTAATGGACGATTTAATCAAAGTTAGCAATATTCATAGAGGAATTAACATCATAAGAGATCGACTATGCTCAAAAAAGATTCTCGTGGTTCTTGATGATATAGATACGATTGAACAGTTACGAGTATTAGCAGGAGGACATGATTGGTTTGGAGCTGGAAGTAAAGTCATTGTGACaacaagaaataaacatttACTTGCTATTCATGGATTTGATATAGTGAAAAGTGTCAATGGATTGAATAATGATGAAGCTCTTGAGCTTTTTAGTTGGCATGCTTTTAAGAATAGTCAACCCACAAGTGATTATTTAGAGCTTTCAAAACGTGCTGTGCATTATTGTAAAGGTCTTCCCTTGGCTCTTGAAGTGTTAGGTTCTTTCCTCTATTCAATTGATCAATCCAAGTTTGATCGTATATTGGACGAATATGAGAACTCCTACCTTGACAAAGACATCCGAGATCTTCTTCAAATAAGTTATGATGGACTCGAAGATGATGTAAAGGAAATTTTCCTTTATATTTCTTGTTGCTTTGTGGGAGAAGATATAGACATTGTTAAAATGAAGTTAGAAGCATGTGGTAATTTGTGTTTGGAAAAGGGAATTACAAAACTCATGAATCTATCACTTCTTAGCATTAACGAATTCAACAAGGTTGAAATGCATGACTTAATACAACAAATGGGTTCCACAATTGCTCTTACAGAGACTTCTAAATCTCGAAAAAGAAAACGATTATTGATCGATAGCGATGCTATGGACGTCTTAAACAGTAATGAGGTAAGAAATTTTGCAAAGACTTTATTTATGCTTATTTAATTACGAGAACAACttaatgatatttaaaaaagcttgtattgaatttattatttttgaaatgtTTTGTTTTGTATCTTTATAGGAAGCAAGAGCAGTTAAAGCCATAAAGTTGGACTTTCGTAAACCCACTGAGCTGAACATTGATTCAAGAGCttttgaaaatgttaaaaatcTTGTACTACTCAAAGTTAACAATGCCACATCATCGGAAAGTACTCTCGACTTTCTGCCTAGTAGCTTAAGGTGGATTAGTTGGCCTAGGTTTCCTTTTCCATCTTTGCCTTCAAGCTACAAAATGGACAACCTCATTGAACTCAACTTGCCATATAGCTCCATCAAATATTTTGGGAAAGGATTTATGGTATTTATGTCAAATACTTTTATATATGTTGTTTTAATCTTAATGTTAGCTAAATTTGAGCTTGAActgtattttttatgtttggCAGAGTTGTGAATTACTGAAGCGTATTGATCTTAAAGATTCCAAGTTTTTGGAGGAAGTTCCTGATTTATCTTCTGCTAAAAACCTTATGGTGTTGAATCTTCTTGGGTGTACAAATTTAGTAAGGGTTCACGAGTCAGTTGGATCTCTTAGCAAACTTGTTGAATTAGAACTTTGTAGTCATGAGAGTGGCTTTAAGCAGTTTCCCAGCGTCCTAAGGTTGAAGTCCCTAACAAGTTTGGCGTTTGTAGGGTGCAACTTAGTTGAATGTTATCCTCATTTCAGTGAAGAAATGAAGTCTTTAAAGGACATAATTTTTGACGGCAGTACTGTAGCAGAGCTATCTCCAACAATTGGATATCTTACTGGGCTCAAAGATATTGTCATCTATTGCACACAAATCACAACTCTTCCAACTACAATTTATGGTTTAACCAATCTTACTTCTTTCATGATCAATACAACTAGTATCTCAACATTTCCTTCCTTATTTCCTTGTGCACATTCCTTATTTCCCAATCTAACCATGTTAAACCTCTCTGACAATAATTTAACCAATTTAGATTTCTTAGAAACAATTGCTCATGTTGCCCCTTCATTGAAAGAGTTGGACTTGTCTAGAAACGACTTTTTGAATCTACCCTCGTGTATTGTTAATTTTAAATCCTTGAGAATTCTTGATGTCACGGATTGTGAGTTACTCGAAGAAATTCCAAAGATACCAGAAGACATAACTTTTCTTAATGCTACTGGGTGCATATCATTGGTCGCATTTCCAGACAACTTAGTTGATTTCATATCTTCTGATTCGGTACCATCTCTCTTTCCCctaacttttgttttttttacttttatatttgttaatatataattaagtcaTGGATTGTTAATTACTATTGCAATGGATAGCACTTTTAAGGTTAATAATTAATTGTATGAtgacatcttttaaaattgcaaatataacaaaatctttCATTGATAAACTCCAAGAGTTGTATCCAAAATTTTTTATATCTGCAAATTATTTTTACACACTCACTCTCATGGTACAGGAACATTGGAAACAAATCTTATTAATGAATTGCGATATTCCAAAATGGTTCAGTCACATCAACAAGAACAATCCCATTATATTTTCTTTGCGACTTTATCCAAGtcaaaaattgaaagttgttGCTCCTTGTGTTAAGTTCCAAGTTAATTATAGTGACCATAGATGGACGAAAGTTAAATGTAAACTATCCATCAACGACATTCAGGTCTGGAGTTCTGAAGAAGCAAAATCCGTTCTTGAACCAGGGGAAAGCTCGATATTACTCCAAATATTGCCGTACGAGTATATGTGGTTGATAGTACTTCATCCTGATATAGATTTTCACCCAACCTGGGATGATTTTATGGAGGGATCACCGGACTGTAATAGGAATAACGATGATGATTGCAACAATTCTACGACAAGTATTTGGAAGGAATTTAGGATGTCGTTTGAGGTTACTGACAAAAGGTTCTTTGAAGGTGAAATAAATTTAAGCATGTGTGGTGTTCATGTCGTTATTGAAGAATAATGATTATGTTAGATTAtaactgatatggttttggAAATAAATGATTGATTCTGAGAGATGTTTGAAGTAGGAAAATCATGTGGAATAAATTTTGTgattttccttttagtttatGTTGCTATTTGTTTTCTTGGTTGGTTCTGTAATTTACTCCTTTAGTAACCAAAATCAAGCATTATGAACTTAATTAAGGATTCTGTTCTATGTATTGTGTTTGAGTGTATTTATAGTGGAAAAATAGGCGCTGCATCAATTTTGTATTGGAGCTAACTCTCTTGTCTTCTCAAAATATGTATGAGAATTTTAATCAAAGGtcgtttaatttgaataaaCTAACTTTTTTTTAGGGGAGTCGTCTAACCAAGAGTATATACTAACTTTGATTTTGAGATTGATAGTACACCACTGTCAGTTAAAGTATGCTCATATTTGGTTACAAGATTGATGATATAATTCTTAgttcaatattttaattaattgatataacGTCAAAGTTCCgggtttgaattttttttattctttttttttttgtcgtcATCGTCTAGCACGTATTATTTATTACACAAGTAATGTTAGACACACAAAACATATTTCTTGCTTTCCTGTTTTCCTAGTTATTGATTTGATTCCCATGTCACTTTTAGATGATGTGCCCCGTATGTATTGTGAATTGATATTGTCAGCTCCACAAGGGAGAGGATTTAGGCTATGTTGAATATCAAGGTGTTGTTTGCCCATGGAGTTGAAATTAGAAGGCTCTTTCCTTTGAAGCCATTTTTACGCTTGGATTGTCGACATAAAGATCATCTGATTATGATACCAAACTATTggacaaaagtaaataaaatctTACTTATCTTATTTATTAATCAGAAGGTCTTTAAATACGCATTTACACAATGGCAAGCAAGATAACAAATTAACAACATTTATAACAACTCTTTAACTAATCTTTAAGCCTAATACTCCCCCTCAAGATGGCAGAGTTATATCAATGACTCCCATCTTGGATACTAATGGAAAAAATGAGGAAGTTGGTAAGGCTTTAGTAAACACATCAGCTAGCTGCAAATGAGACTTGATTTGGAGTAATTTGACAGCACCATAGATAATATGATCACAAATGAAATGACAATCGATTTCTATGTGTTTCGTCCGCTTATGAAAGACTGGATTTTCAGCAATATGGAAAGCAACTTCATTATCACGGTATATTAAGGAAGGATGATCAATAGGCACTGAAAGATTCGTGGGAAGTTGAGTAATCCACAATAATTCGCTTGTTGTAGCTATCAATGCTCGATATTCAGCCTCTGCAGAAGACTTGAAAACGGTGGATTGTTTTTTAGCCTTCCAACTGATAATAGACTCACCTAAGAATAAACAAAAACCAGATATAGACTTCCTTGAATCAGGATATGACCCCCAATTAACATCAAAATATGCTTTTAATTGAAATAAGGTAACAGGCTTTAACATGATGCCTTGCCCTGGAGAAGCCTTCAAATATCTAAGTAATGACATAACAATATCAAGATGAGGCTTTCTTAGTTGAGCAACAAATTGGCTAAGCTTATGGACAACAAAGGATATGTCAGGACAAGATATAGTTAAGTATAACAAACGTCCAATGATCCTTCGATACATTGTTGCATCAGGTAGAATAGTGCCATCATCAATACAGAGTTTCAAGTTTGGATCAAGGGGTAAGGAAGCTAGCTTACAAGCCAAAAGACCATGATCTTCCAAAGGTTGTAGAACATAGTTTCGTTGTGACAAAACAATACCCTTTGAGGACCTTGCAATTTCTAACCCCAATAAGTATTGAAGAGACCCCTAATCTTTCAACTTGAAAGTGTTGTGAAGGTGTTCTTTCAATTCA
This DNA window, taken from Benincasa hispida cultivar B227 chromosome 6, ASM972705v1, whole genome shotgun sequence, encodes the following:
- the LOC120079609 gene encoding disease resistance protein RPV1-like isoform X1, translating into MDRAAGSSCSHFKWSFDVFLSFRGEDTRSNFTSHLNMALRQRGINVFIDNKLSRGEEISTSLLEAIEESKISIVIISENYASSSWCLNELVKIIMCNKFGGQVVLPVFYKVDPSQVRKQSGRFGEEFAKLEVRFFNKMQTWREALTTISHMSGWVLEKDDEASLIQKIVQEVWKKLNRTTMQLHVAKYPVGVDIQIMSLLSRVMFDGITMVGLYGIGGMGKTTLAKALYNRIADNFEGWCFLANIREASNQYGGLVQLQEKLLCEVLMDDLIKVSNIHRGINIIRDRLCSKKILVVLDDIDTIEQLRVLAGGHDWFGAGSKVIVTTRNKHLLAIHGFDIVKSVNGLNNDEALELFSWHAFKNSQPTSDYLELSKRAVHYCKGLPLALEVLGSFLYSIDQSKFDRILDEYENSYLDKDIRDLLQISYDGLEDDVKEIFLYISCCFVGEDIDIVKMKLEACGNLCLEKGITKLMNLSLLSINEFNKVEMHDLIQQMGSTIALTETSKSRKRKRLLIDSDAMDVLNSNEEARAVKAIKLDFRKPTELNIDSRAFENVKNLVLLKVNNATSSESTLDFLPSSLRWISWPRFPFPSLPSSYKMDNLIELNLPYSSIKYFGKGFMSCELLKRIDLKDSKFLEEVPDLSSAKNLMVLNLLGCTNLVRVHESVGSLSKLVELELCSHESGFKQFPSVLRLKSLTSLAFVGCNLVECYPHFSEEMKSLKDIIFDGSTVAELSPTIGYLTGLKDIVIYCTQITTLPTTIYGLTNLTSFMINTTSISTFPSLFPCAHSLFPNLTMLNLSDNNLTNLDFLETIAHVAPSLKELDLSRNDFLNLPSCIVNFKSLRILDVTDCELLEEIPKIPEDITFLNATGCISLVAFPDNLVDFISSDSEHWKQILLMNCDIPKWFSHINKNNPIIFSLRLYPSQKLKVVAPCVKFQVNYSDHRWTKVKCKLSINDIQVWSSEEAKSVLEPGESSILLQILPYEYMWLIVLHPDIDFHPTWDDFMEGSPDCNRNNDDDCNNSTTSIWKEFRMSFEVTDKRFFEGEINLSMCGVHVVIEE
- the LOC120079609 gene encoding disease resistance protein RPV1-like isoform X2 — its product is MDRAAGSSCSHFKWSFDVFLSFRGEDTRSNFTSHLNMALRQRGINVFIDNKLSRGEEISTSLLEAIEESKISIVIISENYASSSWCLNELVKIIMCNKFGGQVVLPVFYKVDPSQVRKQSGRFGEEFAKLEVRFFNKMQTWREALTTISHMSGWVLEKDDEASLIQKIVQEVWKKLNRTTMQLHVAKYPVGVDIQIMSLLSRVMFDGITMVGLYGIGGMGKTTLAKALYNRIADNFEGWCFLANIREASNQYGGLVQLQEKLLCEVLMDDLIKVSNIHRGINIIRDRLCSKKILVVLDDIDTIEQLRVLAGGHDWFGAGSKVIVTTRNKHLLAIHGFDIVKSVNGLNNDEALELFSWHAFKNSQPTSDYLELSKRAVHYCKGLPLALEVLGSFLYSIDQSKFDRILDEYENSYLDKDIRDLLQISYDGLEDDVKEIFLYISCCFVGEDIDIVKMKLEACGNLCLEKGITKLMNLSLLSINEFNKVEMHDLIQQMGSTIALTETSKSRKRKRLLIDSDAMDVLNSNEEARAVKAIKLDFRKPTELNIDSRAFENVKNLVLLKVNNATSSESTLDFLPSSLRWISWPRFPFPSLPSSYKMDNLIELNLPYSSIKYFGKGFMSCELLKRIDLKDSKFLEEVPDLSSAKNLMVLNLLGCTNLVRVHESVGSLSKLVELELCSHESGFKQFPSVLRLKSLTSLAFVGCNLVECYPHFSEEMKSLKDIIFDGSTVAELSPTIGYLTGLKDIVIYCTQITTLPTTIYGLTNLTSFMINTTSISTFPSLFPCAHSLFPNLTMLNLSDNNLTNLDFLETIAHVAPSLKELDLSRNDFLNLPSCIVNFKSLRILDVTDCELLEEIPKIPEDITFLNATGCISLVAFPDNLVDFISSDSVWSSEEAKSVLEPGESSILLQILPYEYMWLIVLHPDIDFHPTWDDFMEGSPDCNRNNDDDCNNSTTSIWKEFRMSFEVTDKRFFEGEINLSMCGVHVVIEE